Below is a genomic region from Micropterus dolomieu isolate WLL.071019.BEF.003 ecotype Adirondacks linkage group LG08, ASM2129224v1, whole genome shotgun sequence.
tgtatatttttaaaaaattgtgaaTCTGTTATATGATGTTCGCtagaaataaaggaaaaaagctTTATAGATTTATGAAATGTGTCAATTTATTCTCTGCATGTGTTGTAAAGTACTATATGTTTAAATTATCATTTAATACATATACTGAATATGGGGTTAAcatagttaaaaaaaatgtttgttttaacagtaGCTAATAACTCCTGCCAATTTAGCTGCATGGTGGAtgtgaaaaaaatcaatataaGGTAAAAAGAATAAAGGACATTACTTTCCCTTTATGCATTGCTAATAGGTCTACAATGCACCACCTTCATTGTTTCTCGATCATATTTACATCTCCACTGATGATATTCTGTATTCTTTGCTCTGCTCTTAGGATGTCTTtcatgatgatgacaggaaagGAATAAAGTTTCTGTAATCCGCTTGTATATTGTTCATGGCTACCCTGGTGCAGGGAACCTTTCCCCATCTTCCTACATCTTCTCACCCTCTGTGTTGGAGTTGAGACCTGGACGCATATCTTCAATCTCACCCAAGTTGAATCTCTGCAGCAGTTCCACTGCAAATAAGGGCACCACCTGGCACAACAGGACACAGAGTAGTACATAATCAGTATGCTTAGGAGGACCTCTACTGGTGGCTTAAAATACTACCGCAGAGAGCATTTACACAGCAATATTTTTTAAGTATTGTTAAAAGTATTGTTGATTATAGAGTTTATATACTTTTCAACATGTCATAAAAAGCACATATAACTTTAGGTAAGTCCAACCTGATGGTGTTTGCATTTGAGAAATGTATGAGATAGATCCAACCTTTGACAGCAAATCATACCGACACATGTTCACATCACTCTAGTGTAAGTGTAACTCTGTGTAACACAAATTttaatgaaagagagaaaaatgtttgGTTGCCTCACACTCAACTGTAATTGTGATTTCATTCTACCAAGAAGGACAGATGAATGTGTACCTGATGTACCTCAGAATGttgaacattttctttaatatGATAAAATAGAAATTTTAAAGGGAGTGGCAACAGTGTTGTCCTTGATTTACAAGGCAAATATATAATCAAAAATTGAAATATGACACGTCTACAACCACAATCTAAACATATGCATGCAGGGTAAATGTGGAAGAAAAaatcttttcttgtctttttttcaacCCACCTGAGCCATGATCAGCTTCTTGGTTTTAGGTATGTTGGGGTCTGGATATTCTTCTCCAAAGCAAAGCTCAATCTCATAAGAAGGTGTAGATCCCTTCCCCTGTAAACAGCTCTGGAGGtctgaacacaaacattttatattgGAAAATTCTTATTGGATCGTATAAACATATTGCCTCTTTACATAGGCCAATGATGTGACACAATCTGCGTGTCTCATGCACTGACTTACCACTGAGAAATGTGGGTATATCAAGCAGTTTGAAGGTCTTTTCTCGCTCCAGTTTGTTGGGTCGGTCAGTGTGTGGGGCCATGGGCCCACTCCAGTACACCCTGCCCTGACAGAAACGCTTGATGAACACCCCATCTGGGGCCACCCATAATAGCACACCCCTCTCCAGGTGACAAAGAAGTCGGTTCATTGCTTCGGCCATGCATGACGGCAGGGATACGGAGCCTGGGGAAGGGAAGGAGAGCTGCTGGGCAGTGCAGGGGCCGTAGATCCGTTCATTTCCCAAGGGGACACAGCCCTGCAGGATGAAGCACCCATCTGGGCTCTTGGTGGTCACTTTCATCACCCTCTGGCCGTGGTACAACAACATCACCTGCATACGAAGGTCTGTCCACAAAAGAATGCAACTTGTGTTCTAGGTCATACAATGCAAAGGCCAGTGACATTTTCAGTTGGTTTTGTTCCTGTGCATAATCCCATAAATGTTCTTACCTGATATAGTAAGTGCAGGGCTGAAGAAGGTAATAGGAGCAGGGCTGTGACTGTGAGGTTTCTTTCCTGTGAGCTCACAATACATGTGCTCCCTCAGCAGACCCTCTAAAGCAGAATAGCGATCAGTACTTTCTCAATGCTTTACTGTATATGTACCTGAACATTGCAATTCCTAGAGACATACCACTAGCATGCATGCCAATTATCTCGCATAATGTGAGGGGACACAAAAAAGGGCAGACAACACTTCAGCTACAAGTGTTGTCTGCCCCACTTTAGCCAATTTAGCAACCCATATCAGGTAAATGGACAAATACTATCAGGCTCTATTTGGATTGCTCAAATGGGATCCAAATGCCAGGCCATTACAATACTATGCCCACATGTATATTTAGATTTGATAGATTAGATTTTATTGGCCATTTGATGACTTGATTATTGCAGCTTTCTATTCTTTGCATTGAGGGTTTCAGCTAGACTCAACTTAATTGTTGGGGGTTGTAAAGCAAAATAGTTATAGACTACTGCCTTTCTGAAATTTATGGACATGATCCCCCATAATTATTCTATAGAAGAAGTACCGGTTTGTTTGCATAACTCTTACCAGTCAATGGTTTcttttcatcttcttctttACTTGCTTGACATGATTCCTTTTGATAATGAAActacagaaac
It encodes:
- the irf10 gene encoding interferon regulatory factor 10: MEEGAKMHMKEWLIAQIESGKYEGLCWEDEDKTMFRIPWKHAAKKDYKQTADAALFKAWAVYKGKYREGRDKADPTMWKTRLRCALNKSTDFQEVPERNQLDITEPYKVYSIQHNNVPARPAESPETKDQVIIQAKRSPKSLGFMDKQFHYQKESCQASKEEDEKKPLTEGLLREHMYCELTGKKPHSHSPAPITFFSPALTISDLRMQVMLLYHGQRVMKVTTKSPDGCFILQGCVPLGNERIYGPCTAQQLSFPSPGSVSLPSCMAEAMNRLLCHLERGVLLWVAPDGVFIKRFCQGRVYWSGPMAPHTDRPNKLEREKTFKLLDIPTFLSDLQSCLQGKGSTPSYEIELCFGEEYPDPNIPKTKKLIMAQVVPLFAVELLQRFNLGEIEDMRPGLNSNTEGEKM